One Spiroplasma endosymbiont of Cantharis nigra DNA segment encodes these proteins:
- a CDS encoding thymidine kinase, which produces MNYRMNLNSKRGWIELITGCMFAGKTEEFIKRLNRYKHAQQNVLVFKPLIDTRYSKEDVFSHSGMRIESVTVKDSEEIYKIFKEQNAKQKIDIIGIDEVQFLDAKVVDVISKIADDGVIAIVNGLDKDFKNNPFKNVDRLLVEAEYVDKLSAICHSCGGNASRTQRIIEGKPAKANEPIIVISANEKYEARCRHCYIKPE; this is translated from the coding sequence ATGAATTACAGAATGAACCTGAATAGTAAAAGAGGCTGAATTGAGTTAATAACTGGTTGTATGTTTGCTGGTAAAACCGAAGAATTTATCAAAAGGTTAAATAGATACAAACATGCTCAGCAAAATGTTTTAGTTTTTAAACCCTTAATAGATACAAGATACTCAAAAGAAGATGTATTTTCACACTCTGGAATGAGAATTGAATCAGTTACTGTTAAAGATAGTGAAGAAATTTATAAAATTTTTAAAGAGCAAAATGCAAAGCAAAAAATTGATATAATAGGTATTGATGAAGTTCAATTTTTAGATGCTAAAGTTGTTGATGTTATATCTAAAATTGCTGATGATGGGGTCATTGCAATTGTTAATGGTTTAGACAAAGATTTTAAAAATAATCCATTTAAAAATGTAGACAGATTACTTGTTGAAGCTGAATATGTTGATAAGTTAAGTGCCATATGTCATTCATGTGGTGGTAATGCAAGTAGAACTCAAAGAATAATTGAGGGTAAACCAGCAAAGGCAAATGAACCAATAATTGTAATTTCGGCAAATGAAAAATATGAGGCTAGATGTAGACACTGTTACATTAAGCCAGAATAG
- the prfA gene encoding peptide chain release factor 1, translating into MNKKTLEALDVMENRVNSIDETIQKEETLKDIKLLTELNKERSNLEEIVQKYQEYKKVNKDIEEAKLILETEKEEEMRSLAKLQLEEEQVAIEIIEKDLELLLLPKDPNDDKNVIFEIRGAAGGDEANIFAGDLFRLYTKYAEKNNWKIDVIDVNESTAGGFSQISFMLKGDKVYSKMKFESGSHRVQRVPKTESKGRIQTSTATVAVLPEVTDVEVDIKTADLRIDTYRASGAGGQHINTTDSAVRITHIPTGIVAASQDGRSQHDNKDKAMTLLRARIYDAELEKQQSEAASMRKNAVGTGARSEKIRTYNYAQNRVTDHRVNLTLNKLDQVMEGNLDEIIVELINDEQKNIITQHIQG; encoded by the coding sequence ATGAATAAGAAAACCTTAGAAGCTTTAGATGTAATGGAAAATAGAGTTAACTCAATTGATGAAACAATTCAAAAAGAAGAAACTTTAAAAGATATTAAACTTTTAACAGAGTTAAATAAAGAGAGATCAAATTTAGAAGAAATTGTTCAAAAATATCAAGAGTATAAAAAAGTGAATAAGGATATTGAGGAGGCAAAATTAATTTTAGAAACTGAAAAAGAAGAAGAAATGAGAAGTCTTGCTAAACTTCAATTAGAAGAAGAACAAGTAGCTATTGAAATTATTGAAAAAGATTTAGAACTTCTATTACTGCCTAAAGATCCTAATGATGATAAAAATGTTATTTTTGAAATTAGAGGTGCTGCAGGTGGAGATGAAGCAAATATTTTTGCAGGAGATTTATTTAGACTATATACAAAATATGCTGAAAAAAATAACTGAAAAATTGATGTAATTGATGTTAATGAATCAACTGCTGGTGGATTTAGTCAAATCTCTTTTATGTTAAAGGGAGATAAGGTTTATTCAAAAATGAAATTTGAGTCTGGAAGTCACAGAGTTCAAAGAGTTCCTAAAACTGAATCAAAAGGTAGAATTCAAACTTCGACTGCAACAGTTGCAGTTCTTCCAGAGGTTACTGATGTTGAAGTTGATATTAAAACAGCCGATTTAAGAATTGATACTTATAGAGCATCTGGTGCAGGTGGACAACATATTAATACAACTGACTCAGCTGTAAGAATTACACATATTCCAACTGGGATAGTTGCAGCATCACAAGATGGAAGAAGTCAACATGATAATAAAGATAAGGCAATGACTTTATTAAGAGCAAGAATTTATGATGCAGAGCTTGAAAAGCAACAAAGTGAAGCTGCAAGTATGAGGAAAAATGCTGTTGGTACAGGAGCAAGAAGTGAAAAAATTAGAACTTACAATTATGCTCAAAATAGAGTTACAGACCATAGAGTAAACTTAACTTTAAATAAGTTGGACCAAGTAATGGAAGGTAATTTGGATGAAATTATT